The Kitasatospora setae KM-6054 genome contains a region encoding:
- a CDS encoding CDP-glycerol glycerophosphotransferase family protein, which produces MPPLARHRTPPGSARPAEPPAALAALREAAWDGGALVLHGEGRMAGMPGDRPGRTRVVLELRPLDGSRRTAVRLRTVPRYLPEATDDSGQSAHALDWTGFTARLDPAALRPGPGPDGTVWRVEAAVTAGRLLARAPLAAHWCGSGEYPPAGWSADGLHLAPHTLDGTLHLTARRPAVRVTSCRARPDGFELRGTATGPGGGPLLLRHRDTGELIQTQAHWRGDEFTALVGTVPRPSPGHWDAALALPAGPAPLLLRAPLRGTAQLPLSPPLSPSPPRRLPAPRRELPAPDRALPDGTAPPSAPPGAGPVLYAKQLADDRLQFCVQPAEPRVDLVVPGEQCFELAGEYPGAADAGPLELVLRHAGDGRERRAPVRPAAGGRFGVRLPLAPAGPDGVPRPLGKGVWEALLRPVGPAGAPGVPVRLHPAVLPLLPARARVGDKSFLLQRRWHDTLIVDSLPVLSAVERSAHRQHLLRAESYPAARRRPLRDAVLYDVFGGRGYACNPRAVHAELARRGGLEHLWVVEDGQERPPAGARAVRQWSPEWYEALATCRYLVGNTHFPEFLRRREGQVVAQLWHGTPLKRIAHRMPPGWASADGYLERLEREVRQWSLLLSPSPFATPELRAAFRYRGEVLEAGYPRTDRLARPDPAEAAAIRRRLRLPPGRRVVLYAPTWRDDRPGAGGRHAFDLRIDLAAARAALGRDHVLLLRPHVHVGGVLPDDDFVRDVADHPDVQDLLLVADVLVTDYSSVMFDFAVTGRPMVFFAYDLEHYRDVLRGFTFDFEALAPGPLARTSAGLVAALRDLDPARYREARRVFRERFCPLDDGGAAARVADRLLALGAGGG; this is translated from the coding sequence ATGCCCCCTCTGGCACGGCACCGCACCCCCCCTGGCAGCGCCCGGCCCGCCGAACCCCCCGCCGCCCTCGCCGCCCTGCGCGAGGCCGCCTGGGACGGCGGCGCCCTGGTCCTGCACGGCGAGGGCCGGATGGCCGGAATGCCCGGGGACCGGCCCGGCCGCACCCGGGTCGTCCTGGAACTGCGGCCGCTCGACGGCTCCCGGCGCACCGCCGTCCGGCTGCGCACCGTCCCCCGCTACCTGCCGGAGGCCACCGACGACAGCGGGCAGAGCGCGCACGCACTCGACTGGACCGGCTTCACCGCCCGGCTCGACCCCGCCGCCCTCCGCCCCGGCCCCGGCCCGGACGGCACCGTCTGGCGGGTCGAGGCCGCCGTCACCGCCGGACGGCTGCTGGCCCGCGCGCCGCTCGCCGCGCACTGGTGCGGCAGCGGCGAGTACCCGCCGGCCGGCTGGAGCGCGGACGGCCTGCACCTGGCGCCGCACACCCTGGACGGCACCCTGCACCTGACGGCCCGCCGGCCCGCCGTCCGCGTCACCTCCTGCCGGGCCCGCCCCGACGGGTTCGAACTGCGCGGCACCGCGACCGGCCCCGGCGGCGGGCCGCTGCTGCTGCGCCACCGCGACACCGGCGAGCTGATCCAGACCCAGGCGCACTGGCGGGGCGACGAGTTCACCGCCCTGGTCGGCACCGTCCCGCGCCCCTCCCCCGGCCACTGGGACGCCGCCCTGGCCCTGCCCGCCGGCCCCGCCCCGCTGCTGCTGCGCGCACCGCTCCGGGGAACCGCCCAACTGCCGCTGTCGCCGCCGCTGTCGCCGTCGCCGCCGCGCCGGCTCCCGGCACCGCGGCGCGAACTCCCGGCGCCGGACCGGGCGTTACCGGACGGGACGGCCCCGCCCTCGGCGCCGCCGGGTGCCGGGCCGGTGCTGTACGCCAAGCAACTCGCCGACGACCGGCTGCAGTTCTGCGTCCAGCCGGCCGAGCCCCGGGTCGACCTGGTCGTTCCCGGCGAGCAGTGCTTCGAGCTGGCCGGGGAGTACCCGGGGGCGGCGGACGCGGGACCGCTGGAGTTGGTGCTGCGGCACGCCGGTGACGGCCGCGAGCGCCGGGCTCCGGTGCGCCCGGCGGCGGGCGGGCGGTTCGGCGTCCGGCTGCCGCTCGCCCCGGCCGGGCCGGACGGGGTGCCCCGGCCGCTCGGGAAGGGCGTCTGGGAGGCCCTGCTGCGCCCGGTCGGCCCGGCCGGGGCACCCGGGGTGCCGGTGCGGCTGCACCCGGCGGTGCTGCCGCTGCTGCCGGCCCGGGCGCGGGTCGGCGACAAGTCCTTCCTGCTGCAGCGGCGCTGGCACGACACGCTGATCGTGGACAGCCTGCCGGTGCTCTCCGCGGTCGAGCGCAGCGCCCACCGCCAGCACCTGCTGCGCGCCGAGTCCTACCCGGCCGCCCGGCGCCGCCCGCTGCGCGACGCGGTGCTGTACGACGTGTTCGGCGGCCGCGGCTACGCCTGCAACCCGCGCGCCGTGCACGCCGAGCTGGCCCGCCGGGGTGGTCTTGAGCACCTGTGGGTGGTCGAGGACGGCCAGGAGCGGCCCCCGGCGGGCGCCCGCGCGGTGCGCCAGTGGAGCCCGGAGTGGTACGAGGCGCTGGCGACCTGCCGCTACCTGGTCGGCAACACGCACTTCCCGGAGTTCCTGCGCCGCCGCGAGGGCCAGGTGGTGGCGCAGCTGTGGCACGGCACCCCGTTGAAGCGGATCGCGCACCGGATGCCGCCGGGCTGGGCGTCCGCCGACGGCTACCTGGAGCGGCTGGAGCGCGAGGTGCGGCAGTGGAGCCTGCTGCTGTCGCCGAGCCCGTTCGCCACCCCGGAGCTGCGGGCGGCGTTCCGCTACCGGGGCGAGGTGCTGGAGGCCGGCTACCCGCGGACCGACCGGCTGGCCCGGCCCGACCCGGCCGAGGCGGCCGCGATCCGCCGCCGGCTGCGGCTGCCGCCCGGCCGCCGGGTGGTGCTGTACGCCCCGACCTGGCGCGACGACCGGCCGGGGGCGGGCGGCCGGCACGCCTTCGACCTGCGGATCGACCTGGCCGCCGCCCGGGCCGCGCTGGGCCGCGACCACGTGCTGCTGCTGCGTCCGCACGTGCACGTCGGCGGGGTGCTGCCGGACGACGACTTCGTCCGCGACGTGGCGGACCACCCGGACGTGCAGGACCTGCTGCTGGTCGCCGACGTGCTGGTCACCGACTACTCGTCGGTGATGTTCGACTTCGCGGTGACCGGCCGGCCGATGGTGTTCTTCGCCTACGACCTGGAGCACTACCGGGACGTGCTGCGCGGCTTCACCTTCGACTTCGAGGCGCTGGCGCCCGGCCCGCTGGCGCGCACCTCGGCCGGGCTGGTGGCGGCGCTACGGGACCTCGACCCGGCGCGGTACCGGGAGGCCCGCCGGGTCTTCCGCGAGCGGTTCTGCCCGCTGGACGACGGCGGCGCCGCCGCCCGGGTCGCGGACCGGCTGCTCGCCCTCGGGGCCGGGGGCGGCTGA
- a CDS encoding 2'-5' RNA ligase family protein: MPTAAATEGDGLDEAVTIGVSIHVPEPYGSLVQDARAGHGDPQARSIPTHVTLLPPTETRTGFLPVVERHLRAVAAAQRPFRMLLQGSGTFRPVSPVVFIRVEEGAQECRVLEAEVRSGPLARELAFPYHPHVTVAHGVPEPALDAAYEAARGFRAVFEVAEFVLSRFGADAVWRPCSAFRFGAG; the protein is encoded by the coding sequence ATGCCGACGGCTGCCGCCACCGAGGGTGACGGCCTCGACGAGGCCGTCACCATCGGCGTGTCCATACACGTCCCGGAGCCGTACGGCAGCCTGGTGCAGGACGCCCGGGCCGGACACGGCGACCCGCAGGCCAGGTCGATACCGACCCACGTCACGCTGCTCCCGCCGACCGAGACCCGGACCGGCTTCCTGCCCGTGGTGGAGCGCCACCTGCGGGCGGTGGCCGCCGCCCAGCGCCCGTTCCGGATGCTGCTGCAGGGCAGCGGCACCTTCCGGCCGGTCTCCCCGGTGGTGTTCATCCGGGTCGAGGAGGGCGCCCAGGAGTGCCGGGTGCTGGAGGCCGAGGTCCGTTCCGGCCCGCTCGCCCGCGAACTGGCCTTCCCCTACCACCCGCACGTCACCGTCGCGCACGGCGTGCCCGAACCGGCCCTGGACGCCGCCTACGAGGCGGCCCGGGGCTTCCGGGCGGTCTTCGAGGTCGCCGAGTTCGTCCTCTCCCGGTTCGGCGCGGACGCGGTCTGGCGGCCCTGCTCGGCCTTCCGCTTCGGCGCGGGCTGA
- the trpS gene encoding tryptophan--tRNA ligase codes for MVNAAVTGPVKGRPRVLSGIQPTSGSFHLGNYLGAVRQWVDLQEANDAFYMVVDLHAITVEQDPAVLRQNTRISAAQLLGAGLDPERCTLFVQSQVPEHAQLAWVMNCLTGFGEAARMTQFKDKSAKQGSDRTTVGLFTYPVLMVADVLLYQADAVPVGEDQRQHLELTRDLADRFNTRYGQTFTVPEPYILKATAKIQDLQDPAAKMSKSAATDKGLVNLLDPAKTSAKKFKSAVTDTDTVVSYDEAAKPGVSNLLRIHSALSGRSVDELVAHFEGKMYGALKTELADLFTEWVTPFQARTQQYLDDPAELDRVLALGAEKARAVAAETLAEVYDRVGFLAPKR; via the coding sequence ATGGTCAACGCAGCGGTCACCGGTCCCGTGAAGGGCCGCCCCCGGGTGCTCTCCGGCATCCAGCCCACCTCGGGCTCCTTCCACCTGGGCAACTACCTCGGCGCGGTGCGCCAGTGGGTCGACCTGCAGGAGGCCAACGACGCCTTCTACATGGTCGTCGACCTGCACGCGATCACCGTCGAGCAGGACCCGGCGGTGCTGCGGCAGAACACCCGGATCTCGGCCGCCCAGCTGCTCGGCGCGGGCCTCGACCCGGAGCGCTGCACCCTGTTCGTGCAGTCCCAGGTGCCCGAGCACGCCCAGCTCGCCTGGGTGATGAACTGCCTCACCGGCTTCGGCGAGGCCGCCCGGATGACCCAGTTCAAGGACAAGTCGGCCAAGCAGGGCAGCGACCGCACCACGGTCGGCCTGTTCACCTACCCGGTGCTGATGGTCGCCGACGTGCTGCTCTACCAGGCCGACGCGGTGCCGGTCGGCGAGGACCAGCGCCAGCACCTGGAGCTCACCCGGGACCTCGCGGACCGCTTCAACACCCGCTACGGGCAGACCTTCACCGTCCCCGAGCCGTACATCCTCAAGGCCACCGCCAAGATCCAGGACCTCCAGGACCCGGCCGCGAAGATGAGCAAGTCCGCGGCCACCGACAAGGGCCTGGTCAACCTGCTCGACCCGGCGAAGACCAGCGCCAAGAAGTTCAAGAGCGCGGTCACCGACACCGACACCGTCGTCAGCTACGACGAGGCGGCCAAGCCCGGCGTCTCCAACCTGCTGCGGATCCACTCCGCGCTCAGCGGCCGGTCGGTCGACGAGCTGGTCGCGCACTTCGAGGGCAAGATGTACGGCGCCCTGAAGACCGAGCTGGCCGACCTGTTCACCGAGTGGGTCACCCCGTTCCAGGCCCGCACCCAGCAGTACCTGGACGACCCGGCCGAACTCGACCGGGTCCTCGCGCTGGGCGCCGAGAAGGCCCGCGCGGTGGCCGCCGAGACCCTCGCCGAGGTCTACGACCGGGTCGGCTTCCTGGCGCCCAAGCGCTGA
- a CDS encoding hemolysin family protein, translated as MSETLQDAALVLVFIVLGGLFNVAEIALISLREGQIRTLESAGSRRAARAAHLAADPNRFLAAVQVGVTCMGFLSAAFGADTLAGKLAPVFVRAGLSEGVADAVALVGLTLVISYASLVLGELTPKRIGLQRAESIAVLAAPVVDVMSVVLRPVIWLLGHSTNLMVRLLGGDPAAGRGVMSPEELRGLVAASTELGSDERELINEVFAAGERQLREVMVPRTEVTFLDGDRPVAEVRHETDSAPHSRYPVVEGSYDAVTGFVHVRDLYGASGERVVRVRELARPVKLLPATKRVLEAMSEMRREGHHLAIVVDEYGGTAGIVTLEDLVEEVIGEIRDEYDAQDTTATRRLAGGGVELDGMLNLADFAEETGLALPEGPYETVAGYVVRELGRLPGKGDQVVTADGTRLTVARLDGRRIERLRVSTVTPADPVGREVS; from the coding sequence GTGAGCGAAACCCTTCAGGACGCCGCGCTCGTCCTGGTGTTCATCGTGCTGGGCGGGCTGTTCAACGTCGCGGAGATCGCGCTGATCTCGCTGCGCGAGGGGCAGATCCGCACCCTGGAGTCGGCGGGGTCGCGGCGGGCCGCGCGCGCCGCGCACCTGGCGGCGGACCCGAACCGGTTCCTGGCCGCGGTGCAGGTCGGGGTGACCTGCATGGGCTTCCTGTCGGCGGCGTTCGGCGCCGACACGCTGGCGGGCAAGCTGGCGCCGGTGTTCGTCCGGGCGGGCCTGTCCGAGGGCGTCGCGGACGCGGTCGCGCTGGTCGGCCTGACCCTGGTGATCTCGTACGCCTCGCTGGTGCTGGGCGAGTTGACCCCCAAGCGGATCGGCCTGCAGCGGGCCGAGTCGATCGCGGTGCTGGCCGCGCCGGTGGTCGACGTGATGTCGGTGGTGCTGCGGCCGGTGATCTGGCTGCTGGGCCACTCCACCAACCTGATGGTCCGGCTGCTGGGCGGCGACCCGGCCGCCGGACGCGGCGTGATGAGCCCCGAGGAGCTGCGCGGCCTGGTCGCCGCCAGCACCGAACTCGGCTCGGACGAACGCGAGTTGATCAACGAGGTGTTCGCGGCCGGCGAGCGCCAGCTGCGCGAGGTGATGGTCCCGCGGACCGAGGTGACCTTCCTCGACGGCGACCGCCCGGTCGCCGAGGTCCGGCACGAGACCGACTCCGCCCCGCACTCCCGCTACCCGGTGGTGGAGGGCTCGTACGACGCGGTGACCGGCTTCGTCCACGTCCGCGACCTGTACGGGGCGAGCGGCGAACGGGTCGTCCGGGTGCGGGAGCTGGCCCGCCCGGTGAAGCTGCTGCCGGCCACCAAGCGGGTGCTGGAGGCGATGAGCGAGATGCGCCGGGAGGGCCACCACCTGGCGATCGTGGTCGACGAGTACGGCGGCACCGCGGGCATCGTCACCCTGGAGGACCTGGTCGAGGAGGTGATCGGCGAGATCCGCGACGAGTACGACGCCCAGGACACCACCGCCACCCGCCGGCTGGCCGGCGGCGGCGTCGAGCTCGACGGCATGCTCAACCTCGCCGACTTCGCCGAGGAGACCGGCCTGGCCCTCCCCGAGGGCCCGTACGAGACGGTCGCCGGGTACGTGGTCCGCGAACTGGGCCGGCTGCCCGGCAAGGGCGACCAGGTGGTCACCGCCGACGGCACCCGGCTGACCGTCGCCCGGCTCGACGGGCGGCGGATCGAACGGCTGCGGGTGAGCACCGTCACACCGGCCGACCCGGTCGGCCGAGAGGTTTCCTGA
- a CDS encoding malate dehydrogenase, which yields MTRTPVNVTVTGAAGQIGYALLFRIASGHLLGADVPVNLRLLEIPQGLKAAEGVAMELDDCAFPLLRDITITDQANVAFDGANVALLVGARPRTAGMERGDLLSANGGIFGPQGKAINANAADDIKVLVVGNPANTNALIAQRNAPDVPAERFTAMTRLDHNRAVAQLAKKAGVTVEDVKKVTIWGNHSATQYPDLFHAEISGKAAFDAVGGDQEWVENFFIPKVAKRGAEIIEVRGASSAASAANAAIDHVYTWVNGTPAGDWTSMGIVSDGSYGVPEGLISSFPVTTKDGKFEIVQGLDLSEFDRKRIDASVGELAEERDAVQELGLI from the coding sequence ATGACTCGCACCCCCGTCAACGTCACCGTCACCGGAGCCGCCGGCCAGATCGGCTACGCGCTGCTCTTCCGCATCGCCTCCGGTCACCTGCTGGGTGCGGACGTCCCGGTGAACCTGCGCCTGCTGGAGATCCCGCAGGGCCTCAAGGCGGCCGAGGGCGTCGCCATGGAGCTCGACGACTGCGCGTTCCCGCTGCTGCGCGACATCACCATCACCGACCAGGCGAACGTCGCGTTCGACGGCGCCAACGTCGCGCTGCTGGTCGGCGCCCGTCCGCGCACCGCGGGCATGGAGCGCGGCGACCTGCTCTCCGCCAACGGCGGCATCTTCGGCCCGCAGGGCAAGGCGATCAACGCCAACGCCGCGGACGACATCAAGGTCCTGGTGGTCGGCAACCCGGCCAACACCAACGCCCTGATCGCCCAGCGCAACGCCCCGGACGTGCCGGCCGAGCGCTTCACCGCGATGACCCGCCTGGACCACAACCGCGCCGTCGCCCAGCTCGCGAAGAAGGCCGGCGTCACCGTCGAGGACGTCAAGAAGGTCACCATCTGGGGCAACCACTCGGCCACCCAGTACCCCGACCTGTTCCACGCCGAGATCTCCGGCAAGGCCGCCTTCGACGCCGTCGGCGGCGACCAGGAGTGGGTCGAGAACTTCTTCATCCCGAAGGTCGCCAAGCGCGGCGCCGAGATCATCGAGGTCCGCGGCGCCTCCTCGGCCGCCTCGGCCGCGAACGCCGCCATCGACCACGTGTACACCTGGGTCAACGGCACCCCGGCGGGCGACTGGACCTCGATGGGCATCGTCTCCGACGGCTCGTACGGCGTGCCCGAGGGCCTGATCTCGTCCTTCCCGGTCACCACCAAGGACGGCAAGTTCGAGATCGTCCAGGGCCTGGACCTCTCCGAGTTCGACCGCAAGCGGATCGACGCCTCGGTCGGCGAGCTCGCCGAGGAGCGCGACGCGGTGCAGGAGCTCGGCCTCATCTGA
- a CDS encoding DUF3017 domain-containing protein has product MPAVMRRGRRRPPATTQGTLPPEGSAAALGRRHTLALRQWPITLVLVVAAAGLLATWAGSFRLGLIAVGAALLLGALLRLGLPDVGLLAVRSRFTDVTLMFLLGGAIVLLTLVAQPDPWLRVPALENIGRLIGHPMR; this is encoded by the coding sequence GTGCCCGCCGTCATGCGGCGCGGCCGCCGCCGTCCCCCCGCCACCACCCAGGGCACCCTGCCCCCCGAGGGGTCCGCCGCCGCGCTCGGCCGCCGGCACACCCTCGCGCTGCGCCAGTGGCCGATCACGCTGGTCCTGGTCGTCGCGGCGGCCGGCCTGCTCGCCACCTGGGCCGGCAGCTTCCGCCTCGGCCTGATCGCGGTCGGCGCGGCGCTGCTGCTCGGCGCGCTGCTCCGGCTCGGCCTGCCGGACGTCGGCCTGCTGGCGGTCCGCAGCCGGTTCACCGACGTCACCCTGATGTTCCTGCTGGGCGGCGCGATCGTGCTGCTCACGCTGGTCGCCCAGCCCGACCCGTGGCTGCGGGTGCCGGCGCTGGAGAACATCGGCCGGCTGATCGGGCACCCGATGCGCTGA
- a CDS encoding bifunctional methylenetetrahydrofolate dehydrogenase/methenyltetrahydrofolate cyclohydrolase yields MTAQILDGKATAAAIKSELAVRVAALKERGIVPGLGTVLVGDDPGSRWYVNGKHRDCAEIGIASIQRELPATATQEDVENVVRELNADPSCTGYIVQLPLPKGLDQNRVLELMDPDKDADGLHPTSLGRLVLGIDGPLPCTPLGIVELLRRHGVALDGAEVVVVGRGITVGRSIGLLLTRRSENATVTLCHTGTRDLAAHLKNADVIVAAAGVPHLVKPEDVKPGAAILDVGVSRSEGKIVGDVHPGAAEVAGWISPNPGGVGPMTRAMLLNNIVEAAERRAGL; encoded by the coding sequence ATGACTGCCCAGATTCTCGATGGCAAGGCCACCGCGGCCGCGATCAAGTCCGAACTCGCCGTCCGCGTGGCGGCCCTCAAGGAGCGGGGCATCGTCCCCGGCCTCGGCACCGTCCTGGTCGGCGACGACCCGGGCAGCCGGTGGTACGTCAACGGCAAGCACCGGGACTGCGCGGAGATCGGCATCGCCTCGATCCAGCGCGAGCTGCCCGCGACCGCCACCCAGGAGGACGTCGAGAACGTCGTCCGCGAGCTCAACGCCGACCCGTCCTGCACCGGTTACATCGTCCAACTGCCGCTCCCCAAGGGCCTGGACCAGAACCGCGTGCTCGAACTCATGGACCCGGACAAGGACGCCGACGGCCTGCACCCGACCTCGCTCGGCCGGCTCGTCCTCGGCATCGACGGCCCGCTGCCCTGCACCCCGCTCGGCATCGTCGAGCTGCTCCGCCGGCACGGCGTCGCGCTGGACGGCGCCGAGGTCGTCGTGGTCGGCCGCGGCATCACCGTCGGCCGCTCGATCGGCCTGCTGCTCACCCGCCGCAGCGAGAACGCCACCGTCACGCTCTGCCACACCGGCACCCGGGACCTCGCCGCGCACCTGAAGAACGCCGACGTCATCGTCGCCGCCGCGGGTGTCCCGCACCTGGTCAAGCCCGAGGACGTCAAGCCCGGCGCCGCGATCCTCGACGTCGGCGTCTCCCGCAGCGAGGGCAAGATCGTCGGCGACGTGCACCCCGGTGCCGCCGAGGTGGCCGGCTGGATCTCCCCCAACCCCGGCGGCGTCGGCCCGATGACCCGCGCGATGCTCCTCAACAACATCGTCGAGGCGGCCGAGCGCCGCGCCGGCCTCTGA
- a CDS encoding RDD family protein: MSYPPDPNNPYGQQPPPPGYGYPQQAPPPAGYGYPQQAPPPPADYGYGYPQPQVPPQVGYGYPQMPGVPQVANGYLTLAHLGPVRVAGMGQRFLARLLDGVVLSVFLTLAMVAGLAGAVGLLKEPESCKTNSFADYSACTDDTNTNALIAIGVMTLAGFVFMLVYEWLMVSLAGGTVGKLALGLRVVRERDGQNPGLGGAFVRFIIPIAGVLVCYIGAALVYLSPVFDNSGKQQGWHDRAAGTVVIKR, from the coding sequence ATGAGCTACCCGCCCGACCCGAACAACCCGTACGGCCAGCAACCCCCGCCGCCCGGGTACGGCTACCCGCAGCAGGCCCCGCCGCCGGCCGGGTACGGCTACCCGCAGCAGGCCCCGCCGCCGCCGGCCGACTACGGGTACGGCTACCCGCAGCCGCAGGTGCCGCCGCAGGTCGGGTACGGCTACCCGCAGATGCCGGGCGTGCCGCAGGTCGCCAACGGCTACCTGACCCTGGCGCACCTCGGCCCGGTGCGGGTCGCCGGCATGGGCCAGCGCTTCCTGGCCCGGCTGCTGGACGGCGTGGTCCTCTCGGTGTTCCTGACCCTGGCGATGGTGGCGGGCCTGGCCGGCGCGGTCGGCCTGCTGAAGGAGCCGGAGAGCTGCAAGACGAACAGCTTCGCGGACTACTCGGCGTGCACCGACGACACGAACACCAACGCGCTGATCGCGATCGGCGTGATGACCCTGGCCGGCTTCGTGTTCATGCTGGTCTACGAGTGGCTGATGGTCTCGCTGGCGGGCGGCACCGTCGGCAAGCTGGCGCTGGGCCTGCGGGTGGTCCGCGAGCGCGACGGCCAGAACCCGGGCCTGGGCGGCGCCTTCGTCCGCTTCATCATCCCGATCGCGGGCGTGCTGGTCTGCTACATCGGCGCGGCGCTGGTCTACCTGTCGCCGGTGTTCGACAACTCCGGCAAGCAGCAGGGCTGGCACGACCGGGCGGCCGGCACGGTGGTGATCAAGCGCTAG
- the purH gene encoding bifunctional phosphoribosylaminoimidazolecarboxamide formyltransferase/IMP cyclohydrolase: MSAASSAHKPVSENVRPIRRALISVYDKTGLEELAQGLHAAGVAIVSTGSTAGKIAAAGVPVTEVSELTGFPECLDGRVKTLHPRVHAGVLADLRLESHREQLAELGVEPFDLVVVNLYPFTATVASGATPDECVEQIDIGGPSMVRAAAKNHPSVAVVVDPARYADVLTAVRGGGFDLLTRKRLAAAAFAHTAAYDVAVASWFEESGYTESEAAFPSFLGSTWELGNVLRYGENPHQQAALYTDGTGGLAGAEQLQGKEMSYNNYVDTDAARRAAYDHAGPAVAIIKHANPCGIGTGADVAEAHRKAHACDPVSAYGGVIAVNRPVTVELAEQIAPIFTEVVVAPGYEDGALAVLAKKKNLRVLRAPETPADALESRRISGGLLLQQVDRVDAAGDDPATWTLATGEALSADELAELSFAWRACRAVKSNAILLAKDGASVGVGMGQVNRVDSCKLAVERAGERAVGSYAASDAFFPFADGLEILLAAGVKAVVQPGGSIRDEEVVAAAEKAGVTMYLTGARHFFH, from the coding sequence ATGAGCGCCGCTTCCTCCGCCCACAAGCCCGTCTCCGAGAACGTGCGCCCGATCCGGCGCGCGCTGATCAGCGTCTACGACAAGACCGGGCTGGAGGAGCTGGCCCAGGGCCTGCACGCCGCCGGGGTCGCCATCGTCTCCACCGGCTCCACCGCCGGGAAGATCGCCGCCGCGGGCGTCCCGGTCACCGAGGTCTCCGAGCTGACCGGCTTCCCCGAGTGCCTGGACGGCCGGGTCAAGACCCTGCACCCGCGCGTGCACGCCGGCGTGCTGGCCGACCTGCGGCTGGAGTCGCACCGCGAGCAGCTCGCCGAGCTGGGCGTCGAGCCGTTCGACCTGGTCGTGGTGAACCTGTACCCGTTCACCGCCACCGTGGCCTCCGGCGCCACCCCGGACGAGTGCGTCGAGCAGATCGACATCGGCGGCCCGTCCATGGTCCGCGCCGCCGCGAAGAACCACCCCTCGGTGGCCGTCGTGGTCGACCCGGCCCGCTACGCGGACGTGCTGACCGCCGTCCGGGGCGGCGGCTTCGACCTGCTGACCCGCAAGCGCCTCGCGGCCGCCGCGTTCGCGCACACCGCCGCGTACGACGTCGCGGTGGCGAGCTGGTTCGAGGAGTCGGGCTACACCGAGTCCGAGGCCGCGTTCCCGTCCTTCCTGGGCTCCACCTGGGAGCTCGGCAACGTCCTGCGCTACGGCGAGAACCCGCACCAGCAGGCCGCGCTCTACACCGACGGGACCGGTGGCCTGGCGGGCGCCGAGCAGCTCCAGGGCAAGGAGATGTCCTACAACAACTACGTGGACACCGACGCGGCCCGCCGCGCCGCGTACGACCACGCGGGCCCGGCCGTCGCCATCATCAAGCACGCCAACCCGTGCGGCATCGGCACCGGCGCGGACGTCGCCGAGGCGCACCGCAAGGCCCACGCCTGCGACCCGGTCTCCGCGTACGGCGGCGTGATCGCCGTCAACCGCCCGGTCACCGTCGAGCTGGCCGAGCAGATCGCCCCGATCTTCACCGAGGTCGTCGTCGCCCCCGGCTACGAGGACGGCGCCCTCGCGGTGCTGGCCAAGAAGAAGAACCTGCGGGTGCTGCGCGCCCCCGAGACCCCCGCCGACGCGCTGGAGTCCCGCCGGATCTCCGGCGGCCTGCTGCTCCAGCAGGTCGACCGGGTCGACGCGGCCGGCGACGACCCGGCCACCTGGACGCTGGCCACCGGCGAGGCGCTGTCCGCCGACGAGCTGGCCGAGCTGTCCTTCGCCTGGCGGGCCTGCCGGGCCGTCAAGTCCAACGCGATCCTGCTCGCCAAGGACGGCGCCTCGGTCGGCGTCGGCATGGGCCAGGTCAACCGGGTCGACTCCTGCAAGCTCGCCGTCGAGCGGGCCGGCGAGCGCGCGGTCGGCTCCTACGCCGCCTCCGACGCGTTCTTCCCGTTCGCCGACGGCCTGGAGATCCTGCTCGCCGCGGGCGTCAAGGCCGTGGTGCAGCCCGGCGGTTCGATCCGCGACGAGGAGGTCGTGGCGGCCGCCGAGAAGGCCGGCGTCACCATGTACCTCACCGGGGCCCGGCACTTCTTCCACTGA
- the purN gene encoding phosphoribosylglycinamide formyltransferase, translating to MAAADAQVFPPRTPGPARLVVLVSGSGTNLQALIDAAADPAYGAEIVAVGADRTGIAGIERAEKAGIPVFVERVGDHADRAGWDAALTAAVAAHRPDLVVTAGFMKILGPGFVGAFAGRTVNTHPALLPAFPGAHGVPDALAYGVKVTGCTVHLVDAGVDTGPIIAQGVVEVEDADHADGGEALHERIKTVERKLLVEVVGRLAREGHRIEDRKVWIPA from the coding sequence GTGGCTGCCGCTGACGCCCAAGTGTTCCCGCCCCGTACCCCCGGACCGGCCCGGCTGGTGGTCCTGGTCTCCGGCTCCGGCACCAACCTCCAGGCGCTGATCGACGCCGCCGCCGACCCCGCCTACGGTGCGGAGATCGTCGCGGTGGGCGCCGACCGGACCGGCATCGCGGGCATCGAGCGGGCCGAGAAGGCCGGGATCCCGGTGTTCGTCGAGCGGGTCGGGGACCACGCCGACCGGGCCGGCTGGGACGCCGCGCTGACCGCCGCCGTCGCCGCCCACCGGCCCGACCTGGTGGTCACCGCCGGGTTCATGAAGATCCTCGGCCCCGGGTTCGTCGGCGCCTTCGCCGGCCGCACCGTCAACACCCACCCCGCGCTGCTGCCCGCCTTCCCGGGGGCGCACGGCGTCCCCGACGCGCTGGCGTACGGGGTGAAGGTCACCGGCTGCACCGTGCACCTGGTGGACGCCGGGGTCGACACCGGGCCGATCATCGCCCAGGGCGTGGTGGAGGTCGAGGACGCCGACCACGCCGACGGGGGCGAGGCGCTGCACGAGCGCATCAAGACTGTCGAGCGCAAGCTGCTCGTCGAGGTCGTGGGCCGGCTGGCCCGCGAAGGACACCGCATCGAGGACCGAAAGGTATGGATTCCGGCATGA